The window aacacaactccacttcatgcacttccctctagcctctctattacaccttaaactaaaaaggtggtatctataaaatgcgtacaaataacctccaggataacctttgactctgtttgaagtctctcagtgactgacagtttcttttttctcatttctctcgttccccttttggtctagaaggttttctcaatcccttgatgctgagttccagctcattctaggatttctgtcccatgttgccagggaggtttgcactcctgggtgtcatgtcccatgttggggtgtggggggtgggcaatgagtttgcttgccgtattggctgagagagagacaggccacactGTATGCTTTGACTTTTGTTCCTTTCACCCCATTAGataaaaactgagacacagaTTTGCCTAAATCGGCAGATAGCTCCCTACTCCAATTGTTCTTTGAGTTCTTACTTTCACTTAGATATTATATTAGTCTGGTAATTACTTATTATTCTTGTGAACTTTTTAATGCACAAACaatttaaagaataatattttagCCAGCATTTTCACTAGTTTTCAGAGTGGATTGGTTTTTGCCATATTCCTGGAAGGAGTTCTGGTTTACTTgtatttgttttaaacattttatccCATACTCCTCCCCATCTGCACCCACCCCTTGTCTAGACTCTTAGTTCCTGGAGGAAGAGCCCCTGTCTTAATCACTAGTTTATCTAGTGCCTGGCGTATGTCTGGGCTTAGAAAATATGTATGGATTGTTTGACAGATAACTGGTGGGGAGAGTGGATGGGAGGGTAGTTTGGAAAAGGCCCCCTGGAGGGCAACTCAGTTCTCCCCTTTacgaagagaaaaactgcccccCATTCTGGCAAATAAAATTTTTCTGCCTCTAGCTGCCTAGAAATCTAACAGAGCGTCTTACCCTGATACCCTTCTTTTCACTCCCATTTGTCTGGAGACAGAAGGAGCTTCAAGAGCAGGGGGAGATCAGAGTCATCCAGCTGGGTTTTGACTTGGATGCCCATGGAATTGTCTTCACCGAGGACTACAGGACCAAAGTGCGTGGgactgtgtgtgcgtgtgcatgagTGTTGGGGACAGTGGAATGgggaaacagaaatttaaaaagagacaaTTCTTGATCCCCACTCCACAGAGTGGGACAGGCTGAGTATAGTAATATGAGAGAGGGAGGATGGTTATTAGAAGTTGAAGGACCCAAGCTAGAGGGAGAGGACTGTTGTTTCAGGGTGAAAGTGGGTGGAGGCTGAGGAGGGGGCCCAGACCATGACCCTCATTGTGGGTTCCAGGTTCTCAAGGCGTGCGATGGCCGACCTTATGCTGGGGCAGTGCAGAAGTTTCTGGCTTCAGTATTTCCAGCCTGTGGTGACCTTAGCTTCCAGCAGGAGCAGATGACACAGACTTTTGGCTTCAGGGATCCAGAGATCACGTGAGACTTGGGGGACCAATGGAATCAGGCATCTGGCACCTCCCTGCCTCTGTCCAATCCCATCCAGCTTGTTCTTTCCTTCTGGAGTACCTGCCTCCAAAAGGCTGATTATTCTTTTTAGTAAAATGACCTAAGTTTGTATTCTTCCACCTAAGAGAGGAGGTCTGTCTTACCTAGGTCCTTGGAAAAAACCCCAGACTGCAATTCAGGAGATGTGGGTGGCTGCTCATGCATTTAGGGCCCTGGCTGCAACCATAAATGCCTAATGTGGATTGTGCTGGGACTAAAAGGATATACACTTTGAGAGTTCACATTCAAATTGAAAATGCCCGAAACTGTCAAGACATAAACAAAAGTATAATTCTGGGGGGCTGTATCTGGCTCAGACTTCCTACTTGATAACCCTTGGTATACACGAAAGTATACATTGTGAAGTGCTGGTCTCCTGTGGGGAAGCAGGCCTGCAGGTAGCTGCTTTCAGTAGGATTGGTAGGAGCTCTGGTGAGGTATGCATTATTTCTCCCCTGGAATGGGGAGGGAGTATGTGTTAGGGAATGCAGTCAGGGAGGACTTCTGAAAGGAAATTCTGTTTTAATGAATAAGTAATAGTAACAGAAATAGAAGGGGTAGAGGGAGGGCATCCTGGCAGAGGCATGGAAGCTATAAACAAAGGCAGGGAAGCCATAAACAGCATGGTGGAGAGGTGGGGTTTTTGTTATCCAGGCCTTCTTACCTGGCTTCCCATATTTCTGGGAACTTGGCATCCCAATGTTAATAGGTGAAGATGAAGAGGGCGGGAGGGGTGGTTCTCAGAGCCCAGGCCtcatctctcctggcttcccactCCCCTCAGGCAGCTGGTGAACGCTGGCGTACTCACTGTCCGTGATGCTGGGAGCTGGTGGTTAGCCGTGCCTGGAGCTGGGAGATTCATCAAGTGTTTTGTTAAAGGTATCCCTGTCTGTAGCTCAGATCCTTTATCCCCTCAAGAGTACCTTTTGGCAGGTCCTCAGACCTCCAGGCCCTATTCACTTTTCCCCTCACCCGGGCCACCTCTCCTTAGGGCGCCAGGCTGTCCTCCGCATGGTCCGGAAGGCCAAGTACCGGGAGCTACTCCTATCGGAGCTTCTGGGCCGGCGGGCACCTGCCGCGGTACGGCTCGGCCTCGCCTACCATGTGCATGACCTCATTGGGGCCCAGCTGGTGGACTGGTGAgtcttgccccccaccccctggccaGGTGACACAGAACAATGACCCAAAGTTAGTTTTCCTCCCGCTTGGGCTTAATCCACTTGTGAAGCCCAGCTCCTCTCTCATTCTTCTCTGGAGCCCAGGAACATCCCTTGCCAAGTTCCAAGTTTTCCCCAAACCTTGGGCCTGGGCACCTGGCCCCAGCCTTGTCTTTCTCCTGCACAGTATCTCCACCACTTCTGGGACCCTCCTTCGCCTGCCAGAGACGTGAGGATTCTGCTCGTCACTGCACATCCCCTCAGAGTGGGGTTAGAGGGGCCCAGGAGTGCTGGCCCACAGCGGCTGAGATGGGTCACCTTAGGAAGGCTTGGGAGCCAGGATGAGTGTTTGGCTTGCATCTGCACAAGCAGACGTGACTGCTTTTGTTTACATGGGCTCTGACTCAGCGATGGGGTTTAGGCAATTCTTCTCTGCCCTTCCATGGAATGGAGTTAGAAACTATGCCAAGGACTCTCATGTAAAGCAAGTGCATATGCTACTCTGTCTTGGGATAGCAAGGTAGGATTTCTGGGAAGGCTGGTGAAGGAGGGCAGGGTTTTCTTTCTTACGTGTTGGTGCTGAAATTGCTAAATAAAGTACTTCTGCCCATGATGTTTTCTGGATGTTCTTTGTTTTAATGTGATACGTGTGTTTGGGTGCCTCATTTGTGGGTAGAGCCACAAACTAAGCCAAACTTAGGCCTGAGCTTTACTTCATGGTTCAGAGGGGAAAAGGATTGAATTTGACATTCAGATCAGTTCTTCCTGTGAGGTGCTGATCTTCTGAACCACAGAATTTCTGTTAGGACctacaaaaagcaaaaacctaGGATAGTTCAGTTTCTGTGGGGGTGAAAGTCAGAGACAAATGTCTTATAAGCCATCCTTGTTTTGTTAGGACCTCTAAATGGCCGTCCTGTCTGAACCGCATTGGGCCCTTGTACACCCATATGTACATGAGGAGGTACGCTTAGATATATGATACACCTGGTGGCAGGGGATTGCCCAGTGGACTGAGATGAGAAAGGCTAACAGCGAAGGATAGGATTGCTCTCTAGGCTATGGTTCCCTCAGAGACCCAGGTGTCCTGGCTTTCCCTGCCCCCCAACACTGGGCCTGGGGCCAGTTGCATTTCTTGATTGTCACGTGGTTTCCCAGCTTAGCTGGGCCAGGGGAGGAGCAACGTCCAGAGTCAACTCTGTCCTGAGCCTTAGGTTGGCCAGATGGACAGACGGATCTGAGCCCTCTTGGATCCTCCAGCCATGAGGCTCCTCTGGGTCCTGGTGTGGGCCTCCAGCTTCTTCACCCTGTCTCTGCAAAAACCCAGGTCCTGGAAAAAGATGCTGGAGTGCTTGAGGCGGGGGCAGGGCTGGCAATGGGAGGGCAGGGGCTGAGGGACTGGATTTTGGGGTAAAGGAGAGTCGGGGTGGAGGGGCCAGAGTAAAGTCAGACTGCCAACcctcacctcttcccctcaggttTCTCCTATTTTCTCCTTCTGTGGTTAACCTGGGGGTCCCCCTATCTGTGGGGGTGCAGGTTCAAGAGGTACCCCCAGGACAGGTAGTGGAAGGATCAGTGTTCCTGAGAAACCCATCCAACACTAAGGTCCCCTGCTCCCCAAAGGTGGGCTTTACCCTAAGCTCAAAAAAAGACTTCACGCTCCTCAGCCTCCAGGTAACTAGACCCCACATCCGCTCCTGCTGCTTGGGGCCCTCTGCTCTACTCCCCCCTGTGCCTCTGCATGTACATGTCTCTGTCTTTCCTCACTGGTCTCCcatccctcctcccaccccctctGGTCTCCTTCCATGTCTCTCAGACTCTCTGTCCTTGTCCTTCTGCTCTGGCTCTGACTcattccctctccctttcctgaCAGGTCCCCATGAAAGATGCAGTGGCCTGTGGCCTCTATAACCTCCTTGGAGACCATGAAGTACAGCTGGTGGCCCATTCCCCATGGCTGAAGAACTCTCTGTCCAGAACAACAGACACTCAGGGTGTCAACCTGCTCTTCTCTTCTCGCCGGGGGCACCTCTTCCTGCAGACAGACCAGCCCATTTATAACCCAGGCGGGAGGGGTGAGTCAGGGCCTTCAACCTCCACCTGTAACTCCCTCTCAACCTGCTCGGGGCACAAAAGAGGGGAGGAATTGGGGCCCACCTACTCTCCCTTGGCATGTGGAGTCCCATTCACCTCTCCCACCTTCCTCTCCCCAGTCCGGTACCGGGTCTTTGCTCTGGATCAAAAGATGCGCCCGGCCGCTGACACCCTCACCCTCACTGTGGAGGTGAGTCCCTGACCTCTGACCTCCCTGATCCAGGCGTCCGGTGGGAACTTTCCCAGCCCCCTTTCCTGACCACTTCTGCTTCCTTGGCAGAACT is drawn from Tamandua tetradactyla isolate mTamTet1 chromosome 5, mTamTet1.pri, whole genome shotgun sequence and contains these coding sequences:
- the WHR1 gene encoding winged helix repair factor 1, with the protein product MNRKRQRLVPETFGLKRRREQGDTEADPLRGESESARAAVAELVRLFPRGLFEDALPPIVLRSQVYSLVPDRTVADRQLKELQEQGEIRVIQLGFDLDAHGIVFTEDYRTKVLKACDGRPYAGAVQKFLASVFPACGDLSFQQEQMTQTFGFRDPEITQLVNAGVLTVRDAGSWWLAVPGAGRFIKCFVKGRQAVLRMVRKAKYRELLLSELLGRRAPAAVRLGLAYHVHDLIGAQLVDCISTTSGTLLRLPET